A section of the Streptococcus oriscaviae genome encodes:
- the hpt gene encoding hypoxanthine phosphoribosyltransferase, translating into MLEKDIKKVLITEEEIAAKCKELGKVLTENYAGKNPVLVGILKGSIPFMAELIKHIDTHIETDYMVVSSYHGGTESSGTVKIIKDLDKTISGRDVLFIEDIIDTGRTLKELKELFSLRQASSIKIVTLLDKPEGRVVEIEPDYTCFTIPNEFVVGFGLDYNENYRNLPYVGVLKEEVYSN; encoded by the coding sequence ATGCTGGAAAAAGATATTAAAAAAGTTCTGATTACTGAAGAAGAAATTGCTGCAAAATGTAAAGAACTAGGTAAGGTCTTAACAGAAAACTATGCGGGTAAAAATCCTGTCTTGGTTGGCATTTTAAAGGGTTCTATTCCTTTTATGGCTGAATTGATAAAACACATTGACACGCACATTGAAACAGACTACATGGTAGTATCAAGCTATCACGGAGGAACTGAGAGCAGCGGCACTGTAAAAATTATCAAGGATCTGGATAAAACTATTTCTGGTCGCGATGTTCTTTTTATTGAAGATATCATTGATACAGGCCGTACTCTTAAAGAACTAAAAGAACTATTCTCGCTTCGTCAGGCTTCCTCTATTAAAATTGTGACTCTTCTTGATAAACCAGAAGGCCGCGTTGTAGAAATCGAACCAGACTATACTTGCTTTACTATTCCAAATGAATTTGTCGTTGGTTTCGGCTTGGACTACAATGAAAACTATCGTAATCTTCCTTACGTTGGTGTATTGAAAGAGGAAGTTTATTCAAATTAG
- the tilS gene encoding tRNA lysidine(34) synthetase TilS translates to MMNNRFLKVAQDGHFFDKHKKVLVAVSGGKDSMNLLHLLFRLQKELEINLGLVHVNHKQRPEADQEEEYLRNWAREQELPFYSTAFTDSFSEQKARKFRYQFFQKVMQEEGYSALVTAHHADDQAETIFMRLLRGSRWMHLSGIQAVQKFADGELIRPLLSFSKTELEDLFHFEDESNDSLIYFRNRVRHAYLPLMQQENPQFSKQLLEFGKEQHLLHQALLDLSAGIDLTNLQVFRQQTEAVQYVLLQLYLEKFPDLQLSKSQFDMVMAILRTKANYRHKLKSGYYLIKDYERFSITKILPQTDTFSESYMIKSEGIVEIGRFLVSLNQPLEGAQQVINLEPDKPILIRKRQAGDTILLHQVNKKLRRLFIDKKISQTRREEPIVVEQDGKIYGILDIAISDLSKSLKNDIIKATLYIKMKE, encoded by the coding sequence ATGATGAACAATCGATTTTTAAAAGTGGCACAGGATGGTCACTTTTTTGATAAGCATAAAAAAGTCTTAGTTGCTGTATCGGGAGGAAAAGATTCCATGAACCTCCTTCATCTCTTATTTCGTTTACAAAAGGAGTTGGAGATTAATCTTGGACTTGTTCACGTCAACCACAAACAGCGCCCCGAAGCAGACCAAGAAGAGGAGTACCTGAGAAATTGGGCTAGAGAACAAGAACTCCCCTTCTATTCTACAGCTTTTACAGATTCTTTTTCAGAACAGAAAGCAAGAAAATTCCGTTATCAATTTTTCCAGAAAGTGATGCAGGAAGAGGGGTATTCGGCCCTGGTAACAGCTCACCATGCAGATGACCAAGCAGAAACAATCTTTATGAGATTATTACGAGGAAGTCGCTGGATGCATCTGTCTGGGATTCAAGCTGTTCAAAAGTTTGCTGATGGAGAATTGATTCGCCCTCTGCTTAGTTTTTCCAAGACTGAGTTAGAAGACTTATTTCATTTCGAGGACGAAAGCAATGATTCTCTGATTTATTTTCGTAATCGTGTTCGTCATGCCTACTTACCCTTGATGCAGCAGGAAAACCCACAATTTTCCAAACAATTATTGGAATTTGGCAAAGAACAGCATCTCCTTCATCAAGCCCTCCTTGACTTGTCAGCTGGCATCGATCTAACAAATCTTCAAGTTTTTCGCCAACAAACAGAGGCTGTTCAATATGTTCTACTCCAACTTTATCTGGAAAAATTCCCTGACTTGCAGCTGAGCAAGTCCCAATTTGATATGGTAATGGCTATTTTGAGAACCAAGGCCAACTACCGACATAAGTTGAAATCAGGCTATTATTTGATAAAGGATTACGAACGATTTTCTATTACAAAAATCCTACCTCAGACGGATACTTTTTCTGAAAGTTACATGATAAAATCAGAAGGTATTGTTGAAATCGGTCGATTTCTTGTATCACTCAACCAACCCTTAGAAGGGGCGCAGCAAGTAATAAACTTAGAGCCGGACAAACCAATCCTAATCAGGAAGCGACAGGCAGGCGACACTATTCTCCTACATCAAGTCAACAAAAAACTACGCCGTCTTTTTATTGATAAAAAAATTTCACAAACAAGAAGAGAAGAGCCAATCGTGGTGGAACAAGATGGAAAAATCTACGGAATTCTGGATATCGCTATCAGTGATTTGAGTAAATCGTTAAAAAATGATATAATCAAAGCTACATTATATATAAAAATGAAAGAGTAG
- a CDS encoding serine hydrolase → MKKQLLVLLFPVLFSQIKVDSTEIPFEPQPEIQYQLTYKEYSSDFRTIPTNPNVYQEINSYLDSDLTEVAGTIHPNDRLTIVGVAINQSQKLVFELDNQTYIPADQSLIYDDKITDYLPVAGDWWLEKDFQVFSSPIANQAKPVSTDLKAYQSVQISELVATPLGQFAHISGKGWISTEYLTQTDNRIKAVEELLHSKYQTDTISVYVKQLSTNQETGIHADKLMYSASIAKLPILYYVQEELDAGYINLTDKLQYTDQSITFPGSYATGGSGSLPKTPDQAYYSLEDLIQRTSKESDNVASNLLAYYITHQFDEDYQSTVYEATGQVWDMSSRMATARMAGLMMEAIYEQDGYVLESLLTTQFDNQRISKDIEVPVAHKIGDADDVKHDVAVVYADSPFILSIFTDKSSYEMISQIANDIYGILK, encoded by the coding sequence ATGAAGAAACAGCTACTTGTATTATTATTTCCCGTATTATTTAGCCAAATTAAGGTAGACAGTACTGAAATTCCTTTTGAACCCCAACCAGAAATACAATACCAACTTACCTATAAAGAATATAGTAGTGACTTTCGTACCATACCTACCAATCCAAATGTCTATCAAGAAATCAATAGCTATCTTGACAGCGACTTGACAGAAGTTGCAGGCACCATTCATCCAAATGATAGACTAACGATAGTCGGCGTTGCTATCAACCAGTCTCAGAAGCTAGTTTTTGAGTTAGATAATCAAACCTATATCCCGGCTGATCAGTCTTTGATTTATGACGATAAAATTACTGATTATCTCCCTGTGGCAGGTGATTGGTGGTTAGAAAAAGATTTTCAAGTTTTTTCCAGTCCGATTGCTAACCAGGCTAAACCTGTATCGACCGATTTAAAGGCCTATCAATCCGTTCAAATCAGCGAGCTGGTTGCAACTCCCTTAGGTCAATTCGCCCATATTAGTGGCAAGGGATGGATCAGTACAGAGTATTTGACACAGACAGATAACCGTATTAAAGCTGTCGAAGAACTTTTACACAGCAAATACCAAACAGACACCATTTCTGTATATGTCAAGCAATTGTCAACCAACCAAGAAACAGGAATTCATGCAGACAAATTGATGTATTCTGCTAGTATCGCTAAGTTACCAATCCTTTATTATGTTCAGGAAGAATTGGATGCAGGTTACATTAACTTGACAGATAAATTACAGTACACAGACCAATCTATCACCTTCCCCGGATCTTATGCAACTGGCGGAAGCGGTTCTCTGCCTAAGACTCCTGATCAGGCTTATTACAGTCTGGAAGATTTGATTCAGCGAACAAGTAAGGAGTCGGACAATGTGGCAAGCAATTTGTTGGCCTACTACATCACTCATCAATTCGATGAAGATTACCAGTCAACTGTTTATGAAGCAACTGGACAAGTATGGGATATGTCTTCTCGTATGGCAACAGCCCGGATGGCAGGTTTGATGATGGAAGCTATCTACGAACAAGATGGGTATGTGTTAGAAAGTTTGTTAACTACGCAGTTTGACAACCAACGTATTTCGAAAGATATTGAGGTTCCAGTTGCCCATAAGATTGGAGATGCTGATGATGTGAAACACGACGTTGCAGTTGTTTATGCGGATTCTCCATTCATCCTTTCAATCTTTACAGACAAATCTAGCTATGAGATGATATCTCAAATCGCTAACGATATTTATGGGATTCTAAAATGA
- a CDS encoding SP_0009 family protein gives MTEDILKTVETFLRYSDEKLEELSKKNRELKLEEPTGKEGA, from the coding sequence ATGACAGAAGATATTTTAAAAACCGTAGAAACTTTTTTACGCTACTCTGATGAAAAACTAGAAGAATTATCCAAAAAGAATCGAGAATTAAAATTAGAAGAACCGACTGGAAAGGAGGGGGCATGA
- a CDS encoding FtsB family cell division protein, whose amino-acid sequence MKKSNILQINNQFIQDELQKTKTYQQEKRRKNRFMASILILVIFLFILPTYNLVESYNTLKKNEAKLVELQKHHEELSQEKKVEEALLKKLQDEDYAAKYIRARYQFSKDGEIVYNIPGLLPK is encoded by the coding sequence ATGAAGAAGTCTAATATTCTCCAAATTAACAACCAGTTTATTCAAGATGAGTTGCAAAAAACAAAGACCTACCAGCAAGAAAAACGGCGAAAAAATCGTTTTATGGCTTCTATTTTAATATTGGTCATCTTTTTATTCATTCTTCCCACTTATAACTTGGTTGAAAGTTATAATACTCTGAAAAAAAATGAAGCCAAGTTGGTTGAATTGCAGAAACATCATGAAGAACTCTCTCAAGAAAAGAAAGTGGAAGAAGCTCTCTTAAAAAAACTTCAGGATGAGGATTATGCTGCTAAGTATATCCGCGCTCGCTATCAATTTTCAAAAGATGGTGAAATTGTTTACAACATTCCAGGATTATTGCCGAAATGA
- a CDS encoding RNA-binding S4 domain-containing protein: protein MRLDKYLKVSRIIKRRTVAKEVADKGRIKVNGILAKSSTDLKINDLIEIRFGNKLLTVKVLEMKDSTKKEDALKMYEIINETRIEKDEEV from the coding sequence ATGCGATTAGATAAGTATTTAAAAGTATCTCGAATTATCAAACGTCGGACTGTTGCTAAAGAAGTTGCAGATAAGGGACGGATTAAGGTAAATGGTATTTTGGCCAAGTCATCAACTGATTTAAAAATCAATGATTTGATTGAAATTCGTTTCGGAAACAAGTTATTGACGGTTAAAGTTTTGGAAATGAAGGATAGTACAAAAAAAGAAGATGCCCTCAAAATGTATGAAATCATCAATGAAACAAGGATAGAGAAAGATGAAGAAGTCTAA